CAGCGCTGAATCGGCCGGAGCACCGCAGGCCTCTCCGTGCTCTCACAAAACCACGATCACACGGCCTGGGCCGCGGCGCTCTTCGATATAAGCGTGCGCGTCGGCAATGTCCGCGAGCCCAAAGCGCGCGCCGATGGGCAAGCCGACCCAAGCGTGCTCGATCGCGGCGCTCAGGTCGTGCGCCGCCTGGCGTTTCGCCTCGATCGGAAAGTCATCGCTGCCTAGGAAGAACACGCGCACGTTCTTGAACACCAGCGGCCAGAAAGGAATTGTCGCCTCAGGCGCGTTGCTCGCGTAGGCGGCAATGGAGCCGCCGAGCTTGAGCATCCGTTCATCGATGCCGATATTGGCAGCGAAAGCCACCTCGACGATGTGGTCGACGCCGTCCGGTGCGAGGGCGGTCACCTCTTCGAGCAACCTCTCTCCGGATTGCACCACGTGGTGCGCCCCGGCTTCTTTGGCAGTGTCGGACTGGCCCGCCTTCTGCACGGTGGCGATGACGGTGGCGCCAGCGAGCCGCGCAAGTCGCACCGCGTAGGTGCCCACTGCGCCCGCACCGCCTTGAACGAGAACGGTGCGTCCATCGACCGGCCCACCCGCATGAATCGCTCGATGTGCGGTGAGCCCGGGGATCCCGAGGAGCGCACCTTGCTCGAAGCTCGCGTCCGCCGGCAACTCCGACACCTGCGACTCCGGAACGACGCAAAGCTCCGCCGCGGTTCCAAACGGTCGATAGCTCTGCGCGCCAAAACACCAAACGCGCTTCCCAACCCACTGAGCGTCGACGCCGTCCCCCACCTGGTCCACGGTTCCTGCCCCATCGCTGTGCGGCACGACCCGCGGGTAGGGCATCCCGACACCAAAGGTGTCCTGCCGCTTCTTCACATCGCCAGGATTCACGCCGGACGCGGCGATTCGAATGCGAAGCTCGCCGGCGCCCGGGGTCGGTTCGGCCATCTCTCCTACGACCAGCGATTCGCCTGGAGGACCCTGCTTTTCATACCACGCCGCTTGCATCCACTCCTCCGATGAACGGCGACGGTACCACGATGGCCGGGGCGGGTGGATCAGAGCGGCCGGGACACCCAGCCGTGCTTCCACATCCACAGCAAGAGCCGCTCTCGTAGGACCATCATGGTCGACCGGCGTCGGGGATGAGCTCGGGGCATGGCCGGCGTAGTAAGCAAGAGACATGCCGCTCGATTTTGCGGGGGATCGGCCCCGGCTCGGCGGCGTGTGTGACCGTGAGGCACGATCCCTGTGGCGCGGTTGGCACAGTCTGCTCAAACCGTCAGGGCGACTTCCGTTCGATATCCCCGGGACGCCGCTGTGATATCCTCGCGCGATGCCATTTCTCGTCGGTTGCTTTGCGCTCGGCACACCGCGTTTCGCCATCGTCTTGGTCGTCATCTTCAGCGACTACATCGGGACTGCGTACGAGACCACGATGTGGCCGCTGCTCGGGTTCTTCTTCATGCCGATGACGACCCTCTCGTACGCCTTCGCCATCAACAGCAACGGCTCGGTGGACGGCATGTATCTCGTCCTCGTCGTCGTGACGGTGCTCCTCGATCTCGGCCTGGTGGGGGCGGGCTCGAAGACCAAGTGGCGGGATTGAGGCCGCGGTGAAACCCCAAAGTGCCTGCATTCCGGGCCGCATCTTGGTTCTCGCGGGGGTGTCCCTTGCCTTGATGCTCAGCAGTTGGGGCGCTGCGCCATCCAAAGCGAGTCCCCCGCGGGAACCCGCGGTCATCGCCAAGCCCCCGGCCTCGTGGTTCGTTCGAAAGCCCCTGCTCCGCAGCCTCACTCTGTCGCCCGATGGCAAGCACATCGCCGCCATCTCCACCGGTGCCGACAAGGATTTCGTCGTCGTTCGACCAACGGCAGGCGGGAAGCTGCGCTCCGTGGTCGAGGTGCGGCGCGATCGCTTCGGACCTGCGGACACCTTCGAGTGGGTGGGCTGGGCAAGCAACGATGCTCTTCTGGTCGAGCACCAGCACCCGCGGCTCCGCTCGCGGGTCAATACGCGGAGCTCTCACTACTTGGTCGTGTCTCTGGATGGCAGCCGTGCCGATCGCATCGACGAGAGTTGGCCGCAAGACAGGCGGCCATCCACCTACGACGCGATTGGCTTGCTGCCGCGTGATCCAAAGCACGTACTGCTCAACCTTCGGTTTCGATCCGCTCGCTACCCCACGCCTCATCGCGTGGACATCATCGACGGCAGCTACGTCGAAGAGGAAGGCAGCCACTGGGGCATATGGGCCTGGCACGTCGACCGCCTCGGCCGGATTCGTGTGGCCGAGGGCGCCGCAAAGCCTCGAGGGGGCATCAAAGAGGGAGCGCTCGAACATTTGATGCTTGCCAAGGTGAACCCCGAGGCTGACCTCGAGGAGATCGTCCGCTGGAACCCGTTGACGGAGGACGGACTCTTCTTCGCGGCGTTCACGCCTCAGCCGGAGACCATCTACGTGTTCGCGCCGATCGAACCCGGCGGCCGCCATGGCATCTACGAGTACAGCATCCCCAAGCGAAAATTGGGCGAGCTGGTCTTCCAGCATCCCGAGGTCGATGCGCGCAGGATCGCGACGTCTCGCGTCGATGGCCGTCCACTCTACATCTCATACTGGACCGATCGACCACGCCAGCACTTCCTCGACGCCGAGTGGAAGCGTCTACAGGCGATGATCGACGGGACGCTCCCGAACCGAACCAACAGGATCGTCAGCAGAAGCCTCGACGAAAAGACCCTAATCGTGAAGTCGGAGTCTGACGTGGTGCCCCCAGAGTACTACGTCTTCGATCGTCGCGAAGGTAGCCTGGCTCTCCTGCTGAGCGCGTACCCCAAGCTCGAGTCGCTCGAGCTGGCGCCGATGAAGCCGGTGAAGTACCAGGCGCGCGACGGCCTCACGATTCACGGGTATCTGACGCGGCCGGCAAACGCCGGGAACGAGCCCTTGCCCACGATCGTGTTTCCGCATGGAGGGCCCTCCGTGCGTGACGTCTGGGGCTGGGACAGGATCGTGCAGCTCCTGGCCAGCCGGGGCTTTGCGGTGTTTCAGCCGAATTTCCGCGGCTCGGTCGGCTACGGCGAGGACTTCAAGCTGAAGGGCTGGGGGGAGTGGGGCCTCGCGATGCAGGAAGACATCACTGATGGCGTGCGATGGCTCGTCGACCAGAAGCTCGCCGACCCCAATCGAATTGGCATCTTCGGAATTAGCTATGGGGGCTATGCCGCGCTTCAGGGACTGGCGTCGACACCGGAGCTCTACAAGGCGGGCGCAAGCTATGCCGGCGTGACCGACCTCCGACTCACGCTCTCAGAAGCCAAGATCCGCTTCTATCATGACGATTATAGCGAGTGGCTGATCGGTGACCGACAAAAGGACAAGGCCAAGCTGGACGCCGCATCCCCGGCTCGCAACGCGGACCAGATCCGGGTGCCGGTTCTGCTTGGACACGGCACCCGCGACACCGTCGTCGATGTGCGTCAAGCCGAAGCAATGGCGAGAGCGCTCCGGAAGCAAAAGGTCCCGGTGGAGCTCTACATCTACGAAAACGAGCGGCACGGTTTCGTAGACGACCGAAACGCCATTGACTTCTACACCAAGCTGGTCGCATTCTTCGAACGAAACCTGTGACCGGCCGACGAAGTGATTTCGGGTACCCTAAGCGAGCATGGCTACCATCGGCGGCAGAATGAGCAACCAGGAGTTCGCTCGGTGGTGGGTGAAGGCGTGGTCGAATCGAGACGTTGACGCCGTTGCGGATTGTTTCGCAGAAAACGTCCGATTCGTGAGTCCGCGGGCAGCGGAAGTGACCGGAAAAGCCGTGGTGGTTGGACGCCAGGCGCTTCGAGACTACTGGCGACGCGCTGTGGCAAGCGCCGAATCCATCGAGTTCCAGCTCGATCGGATACTGGAAGACGCAGACGGCAAGCGCATCGTGATCGTGTACACCTCGGACATCGACGGCCGACGGAAGCGCGCCTGCGAGTTCATGCAATTCGACGAGGAAGGCAAGGTCGTGGCCGCCGAGGCCATGCACGGTTGCGTGTTGCCGTAGACAGATCTCGAGTTAGCTGCCCCAGAGGGAGAAGAACATGACAATTTTCTACTGGCACACCGTTCTGAACCTGGGCTTGGTAGCCCTGTTGGCGATGAATGTATCGCGCCTGAGGATGCGCGAGCCTGCTACCTTGGCGCGAGGCGGGGCCGCGTGGTGCCTCCGCTTCGGACTTGTCTCACGGCACGGATCGTCAGCGCAACGGACGTGACGAGCCAGATCGACCCAATCGATCGGTCCAGATTCGACATGAGGCCGTGGGTGCTGTGGCCCAAGATGAGGTTCGGCAAGTAGTAGAAGCTCGTTCCGGTGACATAGATACCGTTGAGGAAAGACTCGACGATCGGTCGCACGGGCGACCGTTTGAGATACAGCACGGCCACGGCGAGCGCGAGTAGGACCTGCGGGAACAGCTCCAGCCAATAGACGACATCGAGGTGAACCCGGCCGGGGTCGTGCATCGGAAGGGCATGGGCGTCGTTCAATGCGATGTACGACTCGGTGAGGTTCGGCATCACCTGAAAGAGCCCCGACATGAGGT
This genomic stretch from Rhodothermales bacterium harbors:
- a CDS encoding nuclear transport factor 2 family protein, with amino-acid sequence MATIGGRMSNQEFARWWVKAWSNRDVDAVADCFAENVRFVSPRAAEVTGKAVVVGRQALRDYWRRAVASAESIEFQLDRILEDADGKRIVIVYTSDIDGRRKRACEFMQFDEEGKVVAAEAMHGCVLP
- a CDS encoding NADPH:quinone reductase, producing the protein MQAAWYEKQGPPGESLVVGEMAEPTPGAGELRIRIAASGVNPGDVKKRQDTFGVGMPYPRVVPHSDGAGTVDQVGDGVDAQWVGKRVWCFGAQSYRPFGTAAELCVVPESQVSELPADASFEQGALLGIPGLTAHRAIHAGGPVDGRTVLVQGGAGAVGTYAVRLARLAGATVIATVQKAGQSDTAKEAGAHHVVQSGERLLEEVTALAPDGVDHIVEVAFAANIGIDERMLKLGGSIAAYASNAPEATIPFWPLVFKNVRVFFLGSDDFPIEAKRQAAHDLSAAIEHAWVGLPIGARFGLADIADAHAYIEERRGPGRVIVVL
- a CDS encoding S9 family peptidase yields the protein MLSSWGAAPSKASPPREPAVIAKPPASWFVRKPLLRSLTLSPDGKHIAAISTGADKDFVVVRPTAGGKLRSVVEVRRDRFGPADTFEWVGWASNDALLVEHQHPRLRSRVNTRSSHYLVVSLDGSRADRIDESWPQDRRPSTYDAIGLLPRDPKHVLLNLRFRSARYPTPHRVDIIDGSYVEEEGSHWGIWAWHVDRLGRIRVAEGAAKPRGGIKEGALEHLMLAKVNPEADLEEIVRWNPLTEDGLFFAAFTPQPETIYVFAPIEPGGRHGIYEYSIPKRKLGELVFQHPEVDARRIATSRVDGRPLYISYWTDRPRQHFLDAEWKRLQAMIDGTLPNRTNRIVSRSLDEKTLIVKSESDVVPPEYYVFDRREGSLALLLSAYPKLESLELAPMKPVKYQARDGLTIHGYLTRPANAGNEPLPTIVFPHGGPSVRDVWGWDRIVQLLASRGFAVFQPNFRGSVGYGEDFKLKGWGEWGLAMQEDITDGVRWLVDQKLADPNRIGIFGISYGGYAALQGLASTPELYKAGASYAGVTDLRLTLSEAKIRFYHDDYSEWLIGDRQKDKAKLDAASPARNADQIRVPVLLGHGTRDTVVDVRQAEAMARALRKQKVPVELYIYENERHGFVDDRNAIDFYTKLVAFFERNL